A genome region from Bradyrhizobium sp. WSM1417 includes the following:
- a CDS encoding 4-hydroxy-tetrahydrodipicolinate synthase, which produces MTGLQEQLHGLWLPLITPFRDGALDERSLRRLTRHYSGQAVDGFILGATSGEGMTLRDAELERLVAIVRDELATGHSKIPICLGLSGADTSRLKQRLDETADWPIDGYLIASPYYVRPSQRGLLAHFEALADHAAWPLALYNIPYRTSVNITNQTLLRLAGHPNIIGLKDCGASREQSIALLRDRPKDFRVLTGEDANYFEALSDGADGGIVLSAHLETATFAAVHAELKRGNHDAGLARWQEVADLTRLLFAEPSPAPAKYWLWRTGLIDSPEVRLPMVEVGSELAVQLDREIERRMQVAA; this is translated from the coding sequence ATGACCGGACTACAGGAACAATTGCACGGGCTCTGGCTGCCGCTGATAACGCCGTTTCGCGACGGCGCCCTCGACGAGAGGTCGCTGCGCCGGCTGACACGGCATTACAGCGGACAGGCTGTCGACGGCTTCATCCTGGGGGCGACCTCCGGTGAAGGCATGACGCTGCGCGACGCCGAGCTCGAACGCCTCGTCGCCATCGTGCGCGACGAGCTGGCCACCGGCCACAGCAAGATTCCGATCTGCCTTGGACTTTCAGGTGCGGACACTTCGCGGCTGAAGCAGCGTCTCGACGAGACCGCGGACTGGCCGATCGACGGTTATCTGATCGCGAGCCCGTATTATGTGCGGCCGTCGCAGCGCGGGTTGCTGGCGCATTTCGAAGCGCTCGCCGATCACGCCGCCTGGCCGCTCGCGCTCTACAACATCCCCTATCGCACCTCGGTCAACATCACCAACCAGACGCTGCTGCGGCTTGCCGGGCATCCGAACATCATCGGCCTGAAGGATTGCGGCGCGAGCCGCGAGCAATCCATCGCGCTGCTGCGCGACCGGCCGAAGGACTTTCGCGTGCTGACCGGCGAGGATGCGAATTATTTCGAGGCGCTCAGCGACGGCGCCGACGGCGGCATCGTGCTGTCGGCCCATCTCGAGACCGCGACGTTTGCGGCTGTTCATGCCGAGCTGAAGCGCGGCAACCATGATGCGGGGCTGGCGCGCTGGCAGGAGGTCGCGGACCTGACGCGCCTGTTGTTCGCCGAGCCCAGTCCCGCGCCGGCAAAATACTGGCTGTGGCGCACCGGCCTGATCGACAGCCCCGAAGTGCGCCTGCCGATGGTGGAGGTCGGCAGCGAACTCGCCGTCCAGCTCGACCGCGAGATCGAGCGGCGGATGCAAGTCGCGGCGTAG